The DNA window ATAAGCGATCGTGATCGACATCACCGGTACTGCTGCCCAGAATGTTGCAATCTCACGATAGGTCCCATATGCAGGTTCCCCACCAAGTGCCAGTCCCGCGCCAACGATCGACGCTGTGGTTGCAAACGCAGCTGGAATCGGATATCCTGCCCTAACTCCAAGCGCGATATAGCCAGCTGCTGTCAGTAGACCTGCAATCGCTGCGAGTGGTGTTAATTGAACGCCCGCTATTAGCCCTTCTCCCACCGTTTTCGAAATATTGCCACCTTGTGTGATCGCTCCTAAAGCAGCAAGTAGTCCTAGAAGAAATGCAGCGCGCATCGTCGATAGGGCATTTGCACCAACCGCTGGTGCAAAGGGGGGTGAATTACTACTCGCGCCTAGTGCCCACGCCATCGCTAGACTTGTAGTGATCGCACCAGCCACGACAATGAATGATTTTAGGATAGCCATCTGCTCTTTGAACTACGTACCCTATTCATCGTCAATAGCAATAGCCCCGCTGCTTGAATGAGCGTCCTGAACAATTCATAGGTATTTCCGGATATATACTCTCGTAACATTCGATCAGAAGTTCGTGTACGATCGTTCACACGGGTAGCAGATTGGCTTATGGAAGTTGCAAGGCTATGTAATCGTTCCGTGCGCCACGACAGATGAGTTCTTCCGGATGTTCGGTTGCTTCGAGTAATCTGTCGTTCATACCAGAGAGAGGCGATTACTCCATCAAAATACTGTGGCTTAGAATCCAAAAAGAAACAGATGTAGACGGGTCGAGTTCTATTTGAGTGAAGCATCTATTCCCCTGGAACCCACCAGATAACCTCCTGTGGACTCCATTTCCCTCGTTCTAACGCACCACACTCATGAAGCTCCTCAAGCCGTTGATGCACTGGCCGCCGTTTCATCTGACCGTATCTGCGATTCACCGAGCAGCCACCGCTGGAAACTCGGACTCACGAACCACTCGAAGAATATTGTCATTACTCGCTTGTTCCGCAAATCGTCCCTGTTCGTGGCACTCACTCTACCCTGTCTCACCGTATCAGTCTCCTCAAGTAGGTAGCTCCGCTTAAGACCCTGTAGTATAGGGTTCAAAAAGAGGACTCACGTTTCCAAGATTTTCAACTAATTTATACATTGGCGGTGATCTGGATGATTTCTCCCACCCTATCGAGCAGACCAAAACCCATGTCCGTTCGCATTCGTAGTGATACTATGGAAACCATATTATTCCGAATAGTATTAAAAAATGGTATACCTATATGGTGTTCTCTGGATTTATACATCCTTCTAAAGCTATTCTCGGTTTCTCTTATCATATTTCAATAATACTCCTTAGAATTCGGAAAGGATATGGGACACTTGTGAGTAGAAGAATACCGACAATGGTTGTGAGTAGGCAGCTACAAACAAAACTGAGGGACCGCAGAAAACGTGGTACAAATGTCATTCTCTGACAAACTCGGCGACAAGATCGTCAAACACAGTCGTCTTTTTATCGTCGCTCTACTCGTCTTTTCGTTGCTTCTCGGATCGGGTGCGTCGATGGTAGGACAATCATCTTCCCTCGATTCGTTTCAAAGTGATAGCAGTTCAGCCGCAAAAGCACAGAGTTACATTAGCGAGAACTTTTCGACGGGATCGAACAACACGACGAGTGCTCAAATAATCGTCCGTGATAACAATACGCTCTCTAAAGATTCACTCAAAAATCAAATCAAGTTACAGCAAGCACTGCGGAATAATAGCACCGTAAACGAAACTCTTACCGAAGACTCTCCAACGGTTGGGATAGCGAATATCCTCGCCACAACGATTAACCAATTAGACAAAGCGGAAGAGCTCAAATCCCGTGGCGAAAACCTCCAGGAACGAAAGGAAAATCTCACCGAGTGGGGTAAACAGCTTCAGGCCCGTTCGGAACAACTCAACGAGAGTAAAGAAGAACTCCAGCAACGGGGAGAGCAGCTGAAAGAGCAAGGTGAAGAGCTGCAAGCGCGAGGGGAAAAACTCCAACAGCGCTCGGACGAACTCAATCAGAGTAAACAGGAACTCCAACAGCGCGGTGAAGAGCTCAAAGAGGAGGGTCAGGAACTCAAACAACGCGGACAAAAACTCCAACAACGCTCTGACGAGCTCAACGAGAGCAGAGCACAGCTCCAAGCGAAGGGCCAGGAGCTACAAGCGCAAGCCAAACAGTTGAACGAGAGCAAAGCACAGCTCCAGAATCAGGGCGAGGAGCTCAAACAACGTGCTCAAGAACTCAACGAGAGCCAAGCAGAGCTCGAACAACGCCAGGCGAATTTGGAAGCACGAGCCCAAGAACTCAATCAGACTCAACAGGAGCTCGCAGCGCGTAATAAGAGTTTGCAAGAGCAGCGGGCCACTATCGAGGAGGCCCACCAGAATGGTACGATCAACGATACCGAGTATGAACAACGTCTCGGTTCACTTCAAGAAGAACAGACCGAATTGAAAGCTGATCAAGCTCAGCTCGTAAACAAATCGACCGAACTCCAGCAGGACCGCCAAGAGCTCGAAAAGGATGCCCAACAACTCAAACAGCAAGCAGCTAAACTCGAGTCAGATAAGGCAGAACTCGAACAGCAATCCGAACAGCTCAAAGAAACTGCAGAACAGATGCAGGCCGAACGTGCTGAATTGGAAGAGCGGTCAGCTAAACTACAGCAAGAAGGCAAGGAACTTCAGCAAGCATTTAGCGAACTCCAGCAGGACAAAAAGGAATTGCAGGAAAAACAGGCTGCGCTCGAAACGGATTCACAGCAGCTCAAGGAGCGTGGTGAGCAACTCAAGGAAGATTCACAACGACTTCAAGAGGACTCCCAAGAGCTGAAAGAAGCACAAGCGGAGTTGGAGAACGATTCCGCGCAGCTCAAAGAAGAAGGTCAACAGCTCCAAGAGCAGTTCGAGAATTTCAAAGACGCTCAGGAAGCACTCAAAGAGGACGGACAGGAACTCAAGAACGACCAGCAAGCACTCCAAAACGGGACTAATTTCACGCTTTCCGAGCAGCTGTCGATCCTCGAATCACATAATCAATCGGAGATCGATAATGCGACCACGACCATTCTGGCCGAGAACTCCAGTTTTGGTGGTGCAAGTGCTGGTGGTGACGGCGCGTTCGCGTTCATGCCGACCAGCTACAAAGCCGGGAGCACGGATGCGAACGCGACGATGATCGTTGTCACCCAACAGACGGAGGGTGAAACCACCAGTAGTCAGACGTCGAGCGATCGGATCATGAATTCACAGCTTGCCATGCAAACGATCGCTCACGAGCAGTTCAAGGCAGAACAGTCGAGCGTCCTCGTCTTCGGAAGCGGCATTATCTCGGACGAGACTCAGCGTTCGATGAGCGACAGTATTCTTATCGTCGGACCCCTAGCGGTCATCTTCGTTCTCGGCGTCTTGATATTTGCCTATCGAGATCTTCTCGATATCATTCTGGGGCTCTTCGGTATCGGCCTCGTTCTCGTGTGGACGTTCGGCTTCATGGGCTGGACCGGTATCGACTTCAACCAGATCTTCATTGCAGTCCCAGTGTTACTTATCGGGCTCTCGATCGACTACGCCATTCACGTCTTCATGCGCCATCGCGAGGAGCGAGATCGTACTGAAGGTGTCGAACAGTCGATGAAGGTCACGTTATCGAGTCTCGGAATCGCGTTGATTCTCGTGACTGTAACCGCTGTAATCGGGTTCCTCTCGAATCTCGTCAGCGACGTGCCCCCAATTCGTCAGTTCGGTATCGTGAGTTCCGTCGGGATTACGGCGGCACTGATTATCTTCGGTGTACTCATTCCTGCTCTGAAAACCGAACTCGATTCGTTCTTGGAAGCCCGCGGTTGGGATAGGGAGAAACGGGCGTTCGGTACCGGAGGTGGACGACTTGGCGCGGTGCTCGCTGGCGGTGCGACGGCAGCTCGCAAAGCACCACGTATCGTACTCGCCATCGCCGTGATTCTCACCGTCCTCGGCGGTGCTGGTGCAGCACAAGTCGATACGAGCTTCTCGCAGGAGGATTTCCTGGCAAGCAATCCGTCGGGCGTAATGACCGAATTGCCGGAACCCTTCGCCCCCGGTGAGTATACGGTGAAATCCTCGCTGGAATACGTGAACAACAATTTCCTGCGGCAGGATTCCAATGCAGAGATACTGATACGAGGAGATATCACCCAACCATCCACGCTCGAAACGGTTGAAAAAGCAGAAAACGGAGCGGCCGAGAAAGATTCAACGGTCGTTCTCTCCAGTGGAGAACCCGACATCGATAGTCCGTTGTCCGTTATGCGGTCCGTCGCGAACGAGAACGATTCGTTCAAAACGACGTTCAAAAACGCCGACACGAATGGTGATGGTGTCCCGGATCGCAATCTGGAATCAGTCTACGACAAATTGTACACAGTCGCTCCTGACCAAGCAAAAAGTGTGCTCTATCGTACCGATGACGGTCAGTATAAAGCAATTCACATGACGGTCTCGGTTAAAGGCAGCGCAAGCGGTGATGCGGTTAGCGAGCAGATGAAAGCAGTTGCCGAGACGGTTGAACAGGAAAGCACTCTCAATGCTGTTGCGACGGGTCAGCCGATCATCTTCAAGATAGTTCAAGACCAACTGCTCAACTCGGTCATCGAAAGTCTCCTCATCACGCTCGGAGCGACATTCATCTTCCTGATGATCACGTACTACTTCCTGCACGGAAGTGCGACGCTTGGTTTCATCACGATGCTTCCTGTGGCGTTCAGCGTCTCCTGGATTCTTGGGACGATGTACCTCCTCGGAATCTCGTTCAACGTGATTACCGGACTGATTACCAGCCTGACCGTCGGACTGGGAATCGCCTACAGTATCCATCTCAGCGAGCGCTATATCCACGAACTCGACGAACAACCGTCCGCGTGGGTTGCAATGCGAAAGAGCGTCACCGGTACTGGTGGGGCACTTCTCGGCAGTGCCGCGACTACCGTGGGCGGGTTCGGTGTTCTCGTATTCGCCATCCTGCCTCCCCTCCAGCAGTTTGGAATCATTACGGGTCTCACGATCATCTACTCGTTCCTTGCGAGTGTCTTCGTGCTACCCAGCCTACTCGCCTTGTGGACCCGGTACTTGGGACCAGGTGATGCGATGACGGTCGAATCGGCAGACAAATCTACCGTGGATGATGTGGGAGCAACGAATGACTGATTCGACGGAAGCCAACGCGATAGCTGCGCTACAGCGATTGGGACTCTCCAAGTACGAGGCACAGGTCTTCTGTGCCCTGCAGCCGATCGATAAGGCGACTGCGAGCGAGATCAGCGAAAACAGTGAAGTGCCGCGCTCACAGGTCTATGGGGCCGCCGATGGGTTAGAAGAACTGGGTCTGGTGGATGTTCAACAATCCAACCCCCAACAGTTCCGTGCCGTGGGACTGGACGAAGCGCGTGCCCATCTACAGGCCAAGATCGAACGTGAGCAGGATCGTGCCTTCGAGGCACTTGATTCTCTGCAACAACAGCCAATCGACGAAACGGAAACCCAAGAAGATATTTGGACGCTCAAGGGTCAAGAAACGATTAACGATCGTGTCACCCAACTCATCAGCAACGCGAACAACCGGATTATCTTCGGCGCACGCGATCCGATGATACTGGACGACAATGTAATCACAGCGCTTTCGAAGGCACAAGCGGATGATATTGATGTCTTCATCACGAGTGGGAACCCCGCGGTTTGTGAGCTTTTTGAAGAGCGTGGTCTCGAAGCGTGCCAGTTCCCGATGAAGCCGGACGATAATGATCGGAGTGGTCGTGTTCTGGCAATCGATTCTGATGTTATTCTCATGAGTGTCCTCGTTCCAACCCACGATAGGACTCAAAACGAGGTCGCCTTTTGGAGCGATGGAACTGGGTTTGCCAGTATCCTGATCGGTCTCTTGGAGACCTGGTTTTCAAAAATCATTGAGTCGTAAGCCTGTTGAAAAATCGGCGCAGTGAATGCGCTATGATTGTTTGATTCATTAGTCGCAATGTTCAACGGCCTGATTTCTTGCGGTGACGTTGGTCACTACGGAATCGGCGGAGTTGACGATTAGACGAGTGTTGATTGCTCTCCAAATTGTTGCTGCTCGTCGTGCTCACTCTCGTTTGTAGTCATAGTCCATGACACTGTTCTCAGGTGGTTCGTTCACCCGAATTGATTCAGCGTTGATAACGGAGTTAGTGTATTATACTAACCTTGATTGTCTCCTAAATCTCGATAACTGTGTCGCATATCTCCCCTCACGTGTTTCCCTTGGCAAACGTCCCAATTACTTATCCGTATTGGAGCCTGCGACACTACATAATGAATCTCGCAGATTTTCAGCAACAGTCGGAAATCACCGACGATCTCCCAGCTATCGATTGTAATGCGTGCCAATCTGCTCTCGACCCTGCTAGCCAGCAATCCGTCTCATTTCTCCTCCTGGATCAGCTTCGAATTCCTGTGCTCAGTTGTGATGACCATCTCGAACAGTTCACGTCGATCTGTGGCCTCACCTCTGACGACACAGCGAAGCTTCTCCATCACCAACCCGCTGGTGGTATCTCGTGTCCTGGCTGTCGTTTCGCATCATATTCTGCAGCCCAGTCCATAGTCCCGGTCCAAGATGGGGCAATTGTACCCATCGCATGTCCAGAACACCAATCAAAGATCATTCACCGATTCCAGACAGGGCTGCAGACCCACCAACAGCTAACGTCTGGTCTTGGTACGACGATCGGCACCTCGCTGTGAATTTCAAGGTGACAACCAGGACTAGAAATGAAATTATAGTAGTGAAGTGCGGCATCCTCCCTGACGTAAGCGTCAGGGCTTCTTCTCCTTCATGTTGGTGTATTCGTCGGTTAACGACATGACCTGTTCTCTCGTGTGAACCAGTAACGAGACTCACACCAATTCTGGGAAATACGAACTCCATCAACGAGTGTAGAGAAGAGAGTACCCAGTGGCATCAGTGACGTCTTTTGAGAGCTTGGTCAGAATCGACTTTTTACTTGCCACTGATCCCTTCAGTAGCGGTTGCTATTACCGAGAAACAACACGAGAATGCACTCAATCATCACAATGCCCAATTCGATACTTACCCAAGGGAGTACTGTACAGACACATCAGAATACCCCGAGCGGATCGTATCCGGGTGATCATCGTTGTCGCATTGTCCCTGAAGCCGAGAAAATCTTCTATATTTGTACCACCCCCGTGAATCCGGTCGCCGAATCACGACACCGATTGGGTTCCCAAAGTAGTTGGTATAGGAACCCATTGAGAAATAAAATGAGTCCTAACCTTACTCAATGTCCTGATTGTGGATGGACTGGTAATACGAGTGATTGCGTAATCGATGAACTCAAACGAAAGTGTCCAGTTTGCCACTACGTATTACCACGCAATTCCTGAATCGGGCAATATATTCACTCGTCCTCTGAAATCCACCAGATGACCACCCGCGGACTTAATTTCCCCCGTTCCAACTCGTCGCGTTTATGCAACTCCTTGATCCGCAGATACACTGGCCGCCGTTCCATCACAACTGTATCTGCAACCTACCGGATGATCACTGCCGAGAGCTCGGACTCCCAAATCACTTGAAGAAGTTCTCGTCAGTCATTATCGGCGGTAGTTCGTGCTCTACTATTCTCTCAATTCGGATTTTATGTGAAAGTACACTAGTTTTAAGCAATTGTCTTATTAATACTGAATCTAATGCAAATCTCTCGCCGTTGGCTCATGCTCATCTTCGTTGGTTGCCTATGTATCACTGCGGGATGTAACTCTCTATTTAACGACTCCGACCCTCAAACAACAACTACGTCAGACCTTCAAGGAGAGCTCGCACCCGGTTTGACTGCCCATGGAGTGACAGACGTGGGTATGCTTACAGAAACACATGCACGAATTCTCCAAGAAGATTCCTACACTGTCGATTGGGCCAATGTCCAGCGATATTCGAATGGGACAGTGCGATATCAGTCTGCGGGTCAAACACGACGTGGTGCCAAGGGAGTCCACTTCTATTCACAAATCCGATACCCCACTCCACTACCGACCTTTGCCAGTTTTCCGTTACAACGCTATGAGACCTATGGAGAGCACTACACAATCTATCTGCGGTATCTCGGACAAAATAACACAACTACGAGAGCTTTAGACCGCTCTGAAGCACCGGTGTCAAAAACGTTCACGTCTCGTGAGTATCTATATGCGGCCTTGAATGCATTCAACAAAACTCACGGCTTCACAGCCACTAAACTCTCAAATTCATCCCCTTTCCGTTATCGAATACGACTAACAAAACTTGAACGTCCAGCACTGATTGCAAATTATCACGCCCTCGAGTCGGTGACAAATGCATCACTAACAGCTACGACCGATGGGTGGGGCGTCATTCATCAGTATCGTCTTACCTATACTGGGCAAGCGAACAATCGAACTGTCTCCGGAAACAAAACGATTCAGTTTACCCAACTCGGAAGCACTCACGTTTCACAGCCATTCTGGGTTCAAAATGTCTCATTGAATCAATCAACTACGATGAAGAGAAATCACTGATATATGATTACTTGAGCGCCGTCGTTGTACGAAGGAGGGGTGGCGGGAAGAGGGCGTGTGGATCAGGAGTGATGGCACCAGACCCACGCGAGACCATTCAGGGTGTCAGAGGCAACCGCGCCACAACTAGTCCTTTGAGGGGTTCGGTAAATGCTTTGTGCTACTATTAAAAAATAAGACAATTAGAAAGCTGACTACAGGTTTCGCTCTTCTCGTATATTCGCGAGAGCATGGGCTACGGTAAGTTCATGAACCGCTGCTGCACTGGCTGCCGCTCCATTGCAACCGTGTCTGCGCCCCACCGAGCAGCTACCGCTGGGAATTCAGAATCACGAACCAGTTAAAAGAGATTGTCATCATTGTTTTACGAATTTTTGACATCCCGAGCGACATCAAACAAGTTATTGTTGAACTGATGTCCACGATCATCAAATTCACGAATGTTCGCCTGAGGGAGTTGTTCAGCGTATAGCGCGAGATGTTCAAACGGGACCACTTCGTCGTCGCGGCTGTGATACAAGAATATCGGAGATTCTTTGGGGAGTTCCGATGCGAAGTCTTTCTGTAGTACATCCTCGTCAACGTTCCATCCTTTAGAGCCAAAGTAGGGTGGCGCGATTAGGAATACTCCGGTGACGGACTTTTCTATCTCCTTTTCGGAGAGACATTTCAACAGAATCGAACCACCCACAGAGTGTCCGACGAGAAGTACCTCCTGCTCCAACATATCGAGTTCTTTTGCTACCCGATCTGTCCACACTTCTGGAGAATCCACGTTCGGCATCTTCGGACACCGTACCTCGTACCCTGTCCCCAATGTTTCCTGCAGACTTGCTACTAGTTTCATATCTTCCTTGTAGGCTCCCTCACCGCCACCGTGAATGAACAGTACTTGTTTTTCCATGGTTATTTCTTTTTGATACGGACACCGAGATGGGTGACAGGGTCTATAGAACACTGGTATCTTCTAACTCAACTTACTGGAGATCTCATTAAGAGGCCCTTCATGCTCGTTACAGTATTCTCATATCTGGCTAGGAACTGCTTCAGTATCAATGATTCCTTGAAGGAGTATCGAAGCATTGGAACGTACCGATTCCCTTCAATGACGAGACCATGTCTAAGAAATTCCAAAATCATTTTTACCGTACCTATCTGTTACAGTAGAGATGACCGGAAATACACCCAAGAACGTCACCGATTCTATCCGTTATCAAGGAAAGGCGATCGATGATCCGGCATGGATACCTGAATTTCTCGCTGAACAGGAAACGGGTGTGCTTGGTCTCATTGATGACAATATCCCTCATCTTGTGACACAACTCTTCGTCTACAATCGAGATGAAGGCGTGATTTACCTCCACGGTGCAGAGGCGGGACGTGCTCACGAACTCGTTGAGAGCGGCGACCAATCCTGCGCTTCCTTTACAACGAGTGAAAAAGGGCGATATATCCCGGCTGATGAACCGGTAAACTTCACTGTCGAGTACTCGAGCGTGGTCGCCTACGGAACCATTGATTTGCTCGCTGATAGAGAGGATAAACGAGCGGTTCTTGAGCAATTTATGGAGAAATTTGCACCCCAATTGGTTGAAGGCGAGGACTATGAGCTAATAGCACAGGAGTCAATCGATCGGACGGCCGTCTACCGTCTCGACATCGAATCATGGAGTGGCAAAGAAGGGTGGAAAGATCCCGATCATCCAGGAGCGTACAGTCTCGATTCAACCCAGTAATTCCACTCCACAGATCGGCTCCATCGAATTCGCACTCATCGCCGGTAGTGTCTTTTCACATTCTCTTGGATGAAATCCCGGCCTGAAAGGTCTTTTCCGGGAGCATGACAGTGGATCATGCCCTGTGTGAACCGGAATTCGTGATGTTACGAGTTGGATGACCGTCGGGTAGCCGATGTGGGCTGATTCTACAGCGAACCCTGTCGAGAGAGATTGTGCCTTTGACGTCGCTTCGACAGGTCTGGTGGCCGAGTTTCTTTGAGCCAACGCAACCAATGAACGGACCGGAAGAGGCCATTCTGATCAGTCTCTCAAAATTCGTCTACTCATCTTCCTGCGCTCACTCCCATTATCCTCAAGCTACCGAGTAGCGGAGACCCACGTCGGATGCTGAACCACCCGACGTTGTCTTTCGTCTGCCAAGGCTCGAAAGACCAACCAGACGAATCCATCCGCAGCCCTTGAAGCTGCCGAGACGACACAGCAACGCGCACAGGCCGAACAATTTGCCTTCGACGTCCAAGCCCCCGGAATTGTCGAAGTGACCAACGAGAACCCGGCAGACCACCAGTACACCGTCTCCATCGATCACGAGAGTCAACCCAGACACTAACCTATCATCGATCTCTCAATCCTCCTAAACAAAAATGCTTCCCTCATGCACGCTGTAGAGTTTGACGACAACGTTGAACGTCTTCCCGTGGATATCTATCGGTTCCGTACTCGACGATTTGTGATCGGTGAGTGAGAATTTCACGAATGACTGAGGCAATTTTACACCGATAAATAACATTGAAGTACTATAGATGTCTTTGAAGAAATGCTGTGTGTCCGATCGTTGTAGCAGTGCTCCATGATACAGTTCACTTGCTACAACGATTTTCCTCAGGTCACGGGTATACAGCACCTCATGAATTCAAAGGCATTCTGTGATATAACGAGTGACGATTTCTCAACTCTTACACGCCATTATTGAGACCTACGATATCCTTATAGGTCACAGTATGTCATCACGCAGGCGATGTGATGACCTGTATTATCTCACATTATTCCTACCAGGATTCTCACTGTAAACACATGACTGCAGTCGAAAATCGTCGCAAAAATCACAGGAGCGGTTTCAACGTCTGTTCCCTTACAACCGAGATGCTCTATCTCGCATTTTCGAGCAAGCACCGCATTCGTGTGATCGACAAACGAAATCTGCTGGTCGTCGAAACGCTCGAACTCCTCACACGCCGCGTCAAACGTTGCTTTGCCCACTAGCAAGATATTGTACGTCTTCGACTGGTGAACCACCGACCCGAATCTACTTGATACAAAGATCGAGTCATCTGAAACTTCTTTGACCGTCCGTTGTATCGCCTGTATCTCACCACCTACTTCAGATAGTTCCAACTATCTATCCAACTCAGAGGCAGAAACCGTCCGGTCAGAATGAATCGTAACACGGTAGCCAATATACTCAAAGCTCACTTCTGGCGAACCCTGCTGATAGAGAGCTTCGAGGGCATCAGGATTGATCGCCTCATACAGAGGAGTCGCAGGTTTCATGCCGTTGACTTCGGCCACGGCGGTCACAACGGCTTCAGTGATCGACTCCGTATCTGAAACTGAGTTACGTATCGAAGGTTCTGCTGGAGAATACGAAATTGAAGCGGAGAGCTAAGAGTACAGAGCCACTCTACAGTAGGACAATCAAGTAGATCGACGTAGTCGTCTACGACGATTCTTTCACTAACGGTAGTCTCAAGATGGTTGCTTGGCCAATTAATTACCTGCAACAAAGTCTTTTTACTCCATGCTTCGAACACTCGAATAATGCGGGGACTGCTTATTGGTCGCTTCCAGCCATTTCACAATGGACATCTCTCCCTCGTTGAACAAGTCGCTGCTGACGTTGATGAGATGATCATTGGGATCGGTAGTGCAGAGAAATCACATTCTGTTCGGAACCCGTTCACTGGTGGTGAGCGACTCCAGATGATCTCAAACGTCACCTCCTCTTTTGAAACCCAGATCTACCCGATTCCGATTGTTGATCTCGATCGTAGTTCAGTGTGGGTTCAGCACGTGATGAGCATGTGTCCACACTTCGATGTTGTCTACAGCAATAATCCACTCGTGCGACGGCTTTTCGTCGAACATGGATTCTACGTCGCTAGTACACCACTCTACATGCGAGAACAATATCGAGGGACCGAAGTTCGACGCCGTATGCTTGTGAATGAAGAGTGGTCGAAGTTAGTTCCAGAACCTGTCCGAACGGTGATCAACGACATCAAGGGTGTACAACGATTACAACGGCTTAGTTCCTATACGAACCCACCAGAGAAGAACCGTACTGTAACTAAGTCAGAGCCATCGCACTGATTATCCACTTCCGATACAAGCGTAAGGTGGTTTCACACAGGCCTAGGCCGTTACCTGGTCTGCAAGCATGTCAATGTCCTCCAAATTGTCTGGGACCAAGACCAATCGAAGTCGTGGGCGACCAACCTCGATCGGTACTTTCTCTGTCTCAATCAAACCACGATCC is part of the Haladaptatus sp. R4 genome and encodes:
- a CDS encoding pyridoxamine 5'-phosphate oxidase family protein, with protein sequence MTGNTPKNVTDSIRYQGKAIDDPAWIPEFLAEQETGVLGLIDDNIPHLVTQLFVYNRDEGVIYLHGAEAGRAHELVESGDQSCASFTTSEKGRYIPADEPVNFTVEYSSVVAYGTIDLLADREDKRAVLEQFMEKFAPQLVEGEDYELIAQESIDRTAVYRLDIESWSGKEGWKDPDHPGAYSLDSTQ
- a CDS encoding alpha/beta fold hydrolase, which produces MEKQVLFIHGGGEGAYKEDMKLVASLQETLGTGYEVRCPKMPNVDSPEVWTDRVAKELDMLEQEVLLVGHSVGGSILLKCLSEKEIEKSVTGVFLIAPPYFGSKGWNVDEDVLQKDFASELPKESPIFLYHSRDDEVVPFEHLALYAEQLPQANIREFDDRGHQFNNNLFDVARDVKNS
- a CDS encoding TrmB family transcriptional regulator, with amino-acid sequence MTDSTEANAIAALQRLGLSKYEAQVFCALQPIDKATASEISENSEVPRSQVYGAADGLEELGLVDVQQSNPQQFRAVGLDEARAHLQAKIEREQDRAFEALDSLQQQPIDETETQEDIWTLKGQETINDRVTQLISNANNRIIFGARDPMILDDNVITALSKAQADDIDVFITSGNPAVCELFEERGLEACQFPMKPDDNDRSGRVLAIDSDVILMSVLVPTHDRTQNEVAFWSDGTGFASILIGLLETWFSKIIES
- a CDS encoding nicotinamide-nucleotide adenylyltransferase; the protein is MRGLLIGRFQPFHNGHLSLVEQVAADVDEMIIGIGSAEKSHSVRNPFTGGERLQMISNVTSSFETQIYPIPIVDLDRSSVWVQHVMSMCPHFDVVYSNNPLVRRLFVEHGFYVASTPLYMREQYRGTEVRRRMLVNEEWSKLVPEPVRTVINDIKGVQRLQRLSSYTNPPEKNRTVTKSEPSH
- a CDS encoding HalOD1 output domain-containing protein; the protein is MSYSPAEPSIRNSVSDTESITEAVVTAVAEVNGMKPATPLYEAINPDALEALYQQGSPEVSFEYIGYRVTIHSDRTVSASELDR
- a CDS encoding MMPL family transporter; its protein translation is MSFSDKLGDKIVKHSRLFIVALLVFSLLLGSGASMVGQSSSLDSFQSDSSSAAKAQSYISENFSTGSNNTTSAQIIVRDNNTLSKDSLKNQIKLQQALRNNSTVNETLTEDSPTVGIANILATTINQLDKAEELKSRGENLQERKENLTEWGKQLQARSEQLNESKEELQQRGEQLKEQGEELQARGEKLQQRSDELNQSKQELQQRGEELKEEGQELKQRGQKLQQRSDELNESRAQLQAKGQELQAQAKQLNESKAQLQNQGEELKQRAQELNESQAELEQRQANLEARAQELNQTQQELAARNKSLQEQRATIEEAHQNGTINDTEYEQRLGSLQEEQTELKADQAQLVNKSTELQQDRQELEKDAQQLKQQAAKLESDKAELEQQSEQLKETAEQMQAERAELEERSAKLQQEGKELQQAFSELQQDKKELQEKQAALETDSQQLKERGEQLKEDSQRLQEDSQELKEAQAELENDSAQLKEEGQQLQEQFENFKDAQEALKEDGQELKNDQQALQNGTNFTLSEQLSILESHNQSEIDNATTTILAENSSFGGASAGGDGAFAFMPTSYKAGSTDANATMIVVTQQTEGETTSSQTSSDRIMNSQLAMQTIAHEQFKAEQSSVLVFGSGIISDETQRSMSDSILIVGPLAVIFVLGVLIFAYRDLLDIILGLFGIGLVLVWTFGFMGWTGIDFNQIFIAVPVLLIGLSIDYAIHVFMRHREERDRTEGVEQSMKVTLSSLGIALILVTVTAVIGFLSNLVSDVPPIRQFGIVSSVGITAALIIFGVLIPALKTELDSFLEARGWDREKRAFGTGGGRLGAVLAGGATAARKAPRIVLAIAVILTVLGGAGAAQVDTSFSQEDFLASNPSGVMTELPEPFAPGEYTVKSSLEYVNNNFLRQDSNAEILIRGDITQPSTLETVEKAENGAAEKDSTVVLSSGEPDIDSPLSVMRSVANENDSFKTTFKNADTNGDGVPDRNLESVYDKLYTVAPDQAKSVLYRTDDGQYKAIHMTVSVKGSASGDAVSEQMKAVAETVEQESTLNAVATGQPIIFKIVQDQLLNSVIESLLITLGATFIFLMITYYFLHGSATLGFITMLPVAFSVSWILGTMYLLGISFNVITGLITSLTVGLGIAYSIHLSERYIHELDEQPSAWVAMRKSVTGTGGALLGSAATTVGGFGVLVFAILPPLQQFGIITGLTIIYSFLASVFVLPSLLALWTRYLGPGDAMTVESADKSTVDDVGATND